The sequence GCCGACCTGCTGCAGCTGCCACAGCATCTGGCCGAGACGGTCCTCGCGAATGAAGAAGCGGATCGCCTCGTCGATCGTGAGGTCCAGCACCTGCCTGATGTCGAGACCCTTGTACTTCACGTCGAGCGTCTCGCGCCTGTAACGCGCGCCGCCGCACATGTCGCACGGCAGGAAGACGTCGGCCAGAAACACCATCTCGATCTGGACGACGCCTTCGCCCTGACACGCCTCGCACCGGCCGCCCTTCACGTTGAACGAAAAGTGGCCCGGTCCATACCCGCGCTGCTTCGCGAGCGGCTGCTCCGCGAAGATGTTGCGGACCTGGTCGAACGCCTTGATGTACGTCACCGGGTTGGACCGGTGCGACTTGCCGATCGGTGCCTGGTCCACGAGAACGACCGCATCGATCGTCGTGAGTCCCTCGAGGTCATCGTAATGGCCCACGACCTCGCCCAGGTGCCGCTTCGCGGACGTATCGCCATCCGCGAGCCGCGCCTCGAGCGCACGATACAGGACGTCGTGCACGAGCGTGCTCTTGCCCGAACCGCTGACGCCCGTTACGACGGTCATCTCGCCGAGAGGGACGTCGATGTCGACGCTCTTCACGTTGTGCTGACGCGCACCCTTGAGGCGCAGCCAGTTGCGCGTGGGCTTCCGTCGCGATACCGGCAGCGCGGGCTCGCGGCCGGATACGTACCGGCCCGTTGCGGTATCCGCCTCAGCAAGCTCCCGGTAGCTGCCCTCGAAGACGATGGTGCCGCCCTTCTCACCGCTGCCGGGCCCCAGCTCGATGACGTGATCGGCCGCAGCGATCGCCGCGGGGTCGTGTTCCACCACGATGACGCTGTTGCCGCGGTCACGGAGCGCGGCAAGGAGTGCGAGCAATCGGTCGGTATCGCGCGGGTGCAGCCCGATGGTCGGCTCATCGAGGACATACAATGTATCCATCAGATGGGATCCGAGCGAATTCGCGAGTGCGATCCGCTGCGCCTCACCGCCCGAGAGCGTGCGGGCCTGCCGGTCGAGCGACAGATAGCCGAGCCCGACATCGTCCAGGAACGACAGCCGGGCACCCAGCTCCCGTGCGATGGGACCCGCAATGCCACGCTCCTGCGGAGTCAGCGGCTCCGCGGTGCCGCCATCGCTCAGATCGCTCAGCCAGGCGCGCAGGCGCTGGATGGGCAGACGCGATGCCGTGCCGATGTCCATGCCGCCGACGCGCACGTGCAGCGCCTCCACGCGCAGCCGCGAGCCGCGGCAGTCGGCGCACTCGAGCGCGCTCTGGTACTGCCGCAGGAACACGCGGATGTATTGCTTGTAGCGCTTCTTCTCGCGCGACTTCAGGAACGGGATCACGCCCTGGAAGCCACGGCGCTTTCCTCTGATCACCTCATCGCGGAACGCCTTCGGCAGGTCGGACCAGGACTCGGTGGTCGAGACGCCCTTGTCCTTCGCGAACGCCAGCAGCTTCGTGCGATAGCGCTTGTAGCGCGGCTTCTCCCACGGATCGACCGCGCCCTCCTTCAGGGACCGCGCAGCGTTCGGCACGATCAGCGCCGCATCGTACTCGAGCGTCGCACCGAAACCGGTGCACGTCGGACACGAGCCGTACGGGTTGTTGAACGAGAACAGGCGCGGCGTCGGATCCAGAAACTTCACGTCCGGGTGATCCGGACAGTGGAAGCGCTCCGAGAACAGCAGCCGCTCACCGTCCGGCTGCGTCACCACCACTGCTTCGCCATCGCCCTCGTGGAACGCGGTGCCGAGCGAGTCGGCCACGCGTTCGCGCATGTCGTCGCGCATGATCAGGCGGTCGGCGACAATGAGCAGCTCGCCCGCCGCGGCCAGGTCGACCGGCGGCGCGGTCTCCATCACCGGGTCGTCGAGATCGAGCAGCTCGCCGTTGGCGACGACGCGCAGGAATCCGAGCGCGCGCAGGTTCTCGAGCACAGTCTCGTGCGTGATACGGGCGCTGCGCGGGAGCGGGAACGTGACGAGCAGCCGCGTGCCCTGCGGCAGGCGTAACACCGCATCCGTCGCGGACTGCACGGTGTCCGGTATGATATGGCGATCGCACTCGGGGCAGTGTGTGCGACCCGCGCGCGCCCAGAGCAGGCGCATGAAGTCGTACGCCTCCGTCGCGGTACCGACCGTCGAGCGGCTGGTTTTCGTCGGGTTCTTCTGCTCGATGGCCACGGCCGGGCTCAGCCCGTCGATCATGTCGACGGACGGCTTCTCCATGCGGTCGAGGAACTGCTTCGCGTAGGTCGACAGGGATTCGACGTAGCGACGCTGCCCTTCGGCGTAGAGCGTATCGAAGGCGAGCGACGATTTGCCCGAGCCGCTCGGACCCGTCATGACAACGAGCGAGCGTCGCGGGATGTCGAGGTCGACGCCCTTCAGATTGTGCTGCCGCGCATTGCGGATGGTAATTGTGGACTTCACGAAAACTGATACCCCGGAAAACGGGTTTGGCTCCCTCATTTTCGCAGCACCCGGGGCTGGATCCAGGGGGCGCGGGACGAGCCGGTGTGATATCGCCGCCAGTGGCAGCGAACGTGCAGAGAGAAGGGCGGACCCCCTCCAGACAAGGTAGAAATGCGATGCGACTCGCCGATTTCATACTGAGCAACCGGGAGCCGATCCTGGCGGAGTGGATCGCGTTTGCCCGGACGTGTGAGCCGGCGAGCACGAGCATGGACCTCGAGGCGCTGCGGGATCATGCCGATGAGATGCTGACCGTGATTGCCGCGGACCTGAAGACGCCGCAGGGGCAGGAGGAGCAATCCGAGAAGTCCATGGGGCAGGGCGAGCCGGAAGATCCGGCAGTTACCACGGCCGCAGAGGCCCACGGTGCCGACCGCGCGGACAGCGGGTTCACGGTGGAGCAGATGGCATCGGAGTACCGGGCCCTGCGCGCCAGCGTGATCCGGCTCTGGACGAAGCAGAAGGGGGCGCTCGTGCCCGAGGACGTGGAGGACCTGACGCGCTTCAACGAGGCCATCGACCAGGCGCTCGCGGAGTCGATCACCCAGTTCAGCCAGGACCTCCAGCAGTCCAAGGAGATCTTCCTGGCCATCCTGGGCCATGATCTGCGCACCCCGCTCGGCGCCATCTACACGTCGGCCACGTTCATGCTCGACCTGAAGGAGCTCAAGGAACCGCATCTGACGCTGACACAGCGCATCGCGCGCAGCGCCGCACGCACCACGCAGATGGTCGGGGACCTGCTGGACTTCACGCGCAGCCGCCTCGGCGGCGGAATCCCCGTGGTACGGGCGCGGATGAACCTGGGCAGGGTCGTCCGTGACGTGGTCGATGAAGTATCCGGCGCCTACCCGGATCGCACCATTACCGTGGATACGCGGAAAGACGAGACCGGCGAGTGGGACGAGGCACGGGTCAGCCAGGCGATCGGCAATCTGATCGGCAACGCCGTGCAGCACAGCGCGCCGGGGACCACCGTCGACGTGGACGTGCAGGGGGATGCGAAGTGCGTGTCCATTGCGATCCACAACCGCGGTGCGACGATAGCGCCCGGACAGCTGAACGGCATCTTCAACCCCATGAAGGCGAAGGAGTGGCCGCGCAGCACCTCGGCGAGCGGACCCGTCGGCAATCTCGGTCTGGGCCTCTACATCGCCGAGCGCATCGTCTCTGCGCACGACGGCCGGATCGAGGTGAAGTCCTCCGATGACGAAGGCACCACGTTCACGGTCTATCTGCCCCGGCATGGGAGCCGGAAGCTTGAAAAGGAGCAGCGCGCAGGAATGTAGACCGGCGCTGGCACCAGCGGACGCCTCGTGTCCGCAACGGTCAGTCGAGGGCCTCGATCGCGCTGAGCGCCGTGTCGATCTCGCGCACGGTGTTGTAGTAGTGCGGTGAGATGCGTAGTGCGCCCATCGCACCCTTCGCGTCCATGTCGATCACCGCGCTGCCGCGATGAATGGCGCTGGTGTTGATGGCCTGCTCGCGCAGCGCCTGCACCGCGTCGTCGGGGCTGATGTTCGACAGCTCGACGGTAGCGATGGCGGCCAGCCGGGCGCCCCGGTCGAGGACGCGGGCGGCGGGCACGTCCGCGAGGCCGTCCCGTACGCGCTGCGCGAGGGCCGCGGCATAGGCCCCGGCTTCACGCACGCCGACATCGAGTGCGTAGCGTGCCGCTGCACCCAGCCCCAGCACGAGGGCGTACGCGAATTCCCAGTTCTCGAAGCGTGACGCATCATCCACGAGCTCCCAGTCCTCCGCCTGCGTCCAGCGCGCGCCGCGCATGTCGATCAGCAGCGGCGCCGCGTGCCGCTCGAGCATGCGGTCCGACACGTACAGGAACCCGGCACCGCGCGGGCCGCGCAGGAACTTGCGCGCGGTGGCGGCGAGAAAGTCGCACTGGAGCGTGGCCACGTCGATCTCGAGCTGACCCACCGCCTGGCATGCGTCGATGAGGTAGGGGACATCCTCCTCCACGCAGACGGCGCCGACATCGGCGACGGGCTGGACGAGCCCGGAATTCGTCGGTATCCATGTCGCGGCGACGAGCCGGGGCCTGCGCGCGCGCACCAGCTCGCGTACCGACTGCGGATCCACGCCGCCCTCCGGCAGGTCGTCCGCACGCACGACCTCGACGCCGAGCCGTTCGCCGAGCGACAGGTACATGAGCTGGTTGGAGATGTAGTCGTTGCGCGTCGTGACGATGACGTCACCCTGCTGAAAGTCGAACGCAGAGAGCGCCTGTGCGAACGCGACGGTGGCGTTGTCGACCATCGCGATGTTGCGCGCCGCGCCGCCGACCAGACGTGCGACGTCATCGTAGGCCGCCGCAATGTCGGCCTGCGCGGCATCCGCGGCCTCGTAACCGCCGAGCTGCACTTCCAGCTGGAGGTGGCTGGTGACGGCGGCGATCACCGGCCGCGGCATGAGCGCGGCGCCGGCGTTGTTCAGGTGGATGCGTCCGCCAACGGCGGCGGGCGTATCCATGCGCCAGGGCGCGGGATCGAAGGTCATGGCAGCGGGTACCCGACGGGTTGTCAATGGAGAAGCGGGGCCGAAGCACGGACTGTCCGTCACGTAACATTGGGGGCGAGGGCATGAATGGAAAGGAGGAGCGGAACGGATTCCATGTGCGGCCGTTCCGCCCCGCCGCGTGGCTGCCGGGCCCGCATGCACAGACGATCGCAGGACGGCTGCTGCGCCGGCCGGCCGCGCCGCGTTTCGAACGCGAGCGGGTCGACCTGCCGGACGGCGACTTCGTGGATCTCGACCACGTCGTGCCGGAGTCGCTGAACGACGATGCGCCCGTCGTGCTGCTCATGCACGGACTGGAGGGCTCCGCGCGTCGCGGCTACGCGATCAATACCTATCGCGAGCTCGCGCGCCGCGGCATACGCGCGCTCGGGCTGAACTTCCGCTCGTGCAGCGGTGAGCCCAACCGCAATGCGCGCTTCTATCACTCCGGCGACACGGCCGACATCGAGTACGTGCTGCGCCTGCTCGCGGCGCGATACCCCGACGTGCCGCGCGGCGCGATCGGCTTCTCGCTCGGCGGTAACGCCATGCTCAAGCTGCTCGGCGAGCTCGGCCCCGATGCGACATCCCTCGTGTCCGCCGCCGCTGCCGTATCCGTGCCCTACGACCTCGGTGCCGGCGCGGACTGGCTCGACCAGTCACGCATAGGCCGCTTCTACACGGCGCGCTTCATCGCATCGCTCGTGGCGAAGGCGGAGGCGAAAGCGGCTCAGCTGGACGGCATCTGCGACATCGACCGCATCCGTGCGTCCCGGTCCTTCCGCGACTTCGATGACGCCGCGACAGCGCCCATTCACGGCTTTGCCGATGCGACGGACTATTACACGCGCTCCAGCTCGCTGCACTACCTGCCGGCCATCCGGGTGCCCACGCTGCTGCTGCACGCCGCCGATGATCCGTTCCTGCCGACCTCCCACTTTCCGCACGCGCAGGTCGGCGCAAACCCCCACCTCACGGCTGTGGTTACGGAGGAGGGCGGCCACGTCGGATTCATCGAGGGCGCGCCCTGGCGACCGCGGTACTGGGCCGAGGAACAGGCTGCGGCGTTCCTCGCGGTAAGGCTGGGGGAGCACACGGCCGCTGGCAGCCAGGCCTCCGAACCGGACGCATCTCGTTGACACCCCAGCGGCCAGCCGCTAGCTTGCCGTCCATGCGGAACATGAACCGGCAGCATCGCCACCACGCACACCATCACGGCCTGACGGGTCGCGAAGGAGGCGTGTAGCGTTCAGCCGACGCTGCTCCGCATGCCGCCGCGGCCTGTCCACTGTGACAGGCCGCGGCTTTTTTTGTCCCTGAAACTTCGACGACGGCACACATGATACGTATTGCGTTACCCAACAAGGGCCGATTGGCCGAGAGCGCGCGCGAGCTGCTGGAGCGCGCCGGCCTCGAGCTGGACATGCGCGAGCGCGCGCTCCAGGCGTCGCTGGGGCCCGACTTCACCGCGCTCTTCGTCAACGCCCGCGACATCCCGGAATTCGTCGCCGATGGCGCAGCTGATGTGGGCATCACGGGCGGCGATCTCGTCGCTGAATACGGCCGTGACGTCATCAGGCTCCTCGACCTCGGCTTCGGGCGCTGCCGGCTGGCCGTCGCGGCGCGCGACGACAGCGACATCACCTCCATCGACGATGTCCCGGCGGGTGCGCGGGTCGCGACGGTGTTCCCGAA is a genomic window of Longimicrobiales bacterium containing:
- a CDS encoding aminotransferase class V-fold PLP-dependent enzyme encodes the protein MTFDPAPWRMDTPAAVGGRIHLNNAGAALMPRPVIAAVTSHLQLEVQLGGYEAADAAQADIAAAYDDVARLVGGAARNIAMVDNATVAFAQALSAFDFQQGDVIVTTRNDYISNQLMYLSLGERLGVEVVRADDLPEGGVDPQSVRELVRARRPRLVAATWIPTNSGLVQPVADVGAVCVEEDVPYLIDACQAVGQLEIDVATLQCDFLAATARKFLRGPRGAGFLYVSDRMLERHAAPLLIDMRGARWTQAEDWELVDDASRFENWEFAYALVLGLGAAARYALDVGVREAGAYAAALAQRVRDGLADVPAARVLDRGARLAAIATVELSNISPDDAVQALREQAINTSAIHRGSAVIDMDAKGAMGALRISPHYYNTVREIDTALSAIEALD
- a CDS encoding sensor histidine kinase, with amino-acid sequence MRLADFILSNREPILAEWIAFARTCEPASTSMDLEALRDHADEMLTVIAADLKTPQGQEEQSEKSMGQGEPEDPAVTTAAEAHGADRADSGFTVEQMASEYRALRASVIRLWTKQKGALVPEDVEDLTRFNEAIDQALAESITQFSQDLQQSKEIFLAILGHDLRTPLGAIYTSATFMLDLKELKEPHLTLTQRIARSAARTTQMVGDLLDFTRSRLGGGIPVVRARMNLGRVVRDVVDEVSGAYPDRTITVDTRKDETGEWDEARVSQAIGNLIGNAVQHSAPGTTVDVDVQGDAKCVSIAIHNRGATIAPGQLNGIFNPMKAKEWPRSTSASGPVGNLGLGLYIAERIVSAHDGRIEVKSSDDEGTTFTVYLPRHGSRKLEKEQRAGM
- the uvrA gene encoding excinuclease ABC subunit UvrA, whose translation is MKSTITIRNARQHNLKGVDLDIPRRSLVVMTGPSGSGKSSLAFDTLYAEGQRRYVESLSTYAKQFLDRMEKPSVDMIDGLSPAVAIEQKNPTKTSRSTVGTATEAYDFMRLLWARAGRTHCPECDRHIIPDTVQSATDAVLRLPQGTRLLVTFPLPRSARITHETVLENLRALGFLRVVANGELLDLDDPVMETAPPVDLAAAGELLIVADRLIMRDDMRERVADSLGTAFHEGDGEAVVVTQPDGERLLFSERFHCPDHPDVKFLDPTPRLFSFNNPYGSCPTCTGFGATLEYDAALIVPNAARSLKEGAVDPWEKPRYKRYRTKLLAFAKDKGVSTTESWSDLPKAFRDEVIRGKRRGFQGVIPFLKSREKKRYKQYIRVFLRQYQSALECADCRGSRLRVEALHVRVGGMDIGTASRLPIQRLRAWLSDLSDGGTAEPLTPQERGIAGPIARELGARLSFLDDVGLGYLSLDRQARTLSGGEAQRIALANSLGSHLMDTLYVLDEPTIGLHPRDTDRLLALLAALRDRGNSVIVVEHDPAAIAAADHVIELGPGSGEKGGTIVFEGSYRELAEADTATGRYVSGREPALPVSRRKPTRNWLRLKGARQHNVKSVDIDVPLGEMTVVTGVSGSGKSTLVHDVLYRALEARLADGDTSAKRHLGEVVGHYDDLEGLTTIDAVVLVDQAPIGKSHRSNPVTYIKAFDQVRNIFAEQPLAKQRGYGPGHFSFNVKGGRCEACQGEGVVQIEMVFLADVFLPCDMCGGARYRRETLDVKYKGLDIRQVLDLTIDEAIRFFIREDRLGQMLWQLQQVG
- a CDS encoding alpha/beta fold hydrolase: MNGKEERNGFHVRPFRPAAWLPGPHAQTIAGRLLRRPAAPRFERERVDLPDGDFVDLDHVVPESLNDDAPVVLLMHGLEGSARRGYAINTYRELARRGIRALGLNFRSCSGEPNRNARFYHSGDTADIEYVLRLLAARYPDVPRGAIGFSLGGNAMLKLLGELGPDATSLVSAAAAVSVPYDLGAGADWLDQSRIGRFYTARFIASLVAKAEAKAAQLDGICDIDRIRASRSFRDFDDAATAPIHGFADATDYYTRSSSLHYLPAIRVPTLLLHAADDPFLPTSHFPHAQVGANPHLTAVVTEEGGHVGFIEGAPWRPRYWAEEQAAAFLAVRLGEHTAAGSQASEPDASR